ACGGTGCTACAAAGCGGAGTTGGCCTTCGCCTCGCCCGCGGATGAATCCCTGTTCGGCCTGGGTCAATTCCAGGACGGACACTACGATCTGAAAGGCGTCACACGCCGTCTCACGCAGGTAAACTCCCAGATCGCGATTCCCTTTGTGTACTCGAACAAGGGATACGGACTCCTCTGGCATCAATACGGTCTTACAGATGTCAATCCGGCCGATAGTGTCGTGACGTTGAAGAAACAGGACCAGCCCCCAGGTGTAGACGAAACGTCGGCCGAGGTGACCACGACCGCGGGGACCGAGAGATTGTCGCAGAACCAGACGCTGTGTGCAGGCACATTCGAAGTCCCGGAAGATGGCGAGTATTCGGTGTTTCTCGATCTCGGCGATATGGGAAACCGGCACTTTGTTGCGATCGACGGCAGGCCCTGTATCGACGAAACCAACTTCTGGCTTCCTCCTACAGCAAGTGCGCTCGTCCAGCTGAAGGCCGGAAAGCATCAGGTCAGGCTCCTCTGCAAATCCACCAACGCGCCGACATTGTCGTGGAAGCGAGTGGCGAATAGCACCACGTTCCGTTCTCCCAACGCGAAGCTCCTCGAGTACGTGGTGTTCTACGGCCCCTCGGCAGATTCCGTGATCGCATCGTACAGGAACCTTGCCGGCAACGTCCCGATGCTTCCCCGCTGGGCATATGGATTCTGGCAATGCCGTGAGCGCTACACGTCCGGCGCGCACCTGGTGGCTACGGTGAAGCAATTCCGGGAACGAAAGATCCCGATGGATGCGATCGTGCAAGATTGGCAGTACTGGGGAAAGTACGGCTGGGGCGTCATGAAGTTCGACGAAGCGAATTACGCAAACCCGGCAGGGTTCATCAAAGAACTCCACGACCTCCATGCGCACTTCAGCATTTCTGTGTGGGAAAATGTCGACAAGAGATCGGCGATCGGTACAACCTTCGACTCGCTGAACCTCTATCTGCCGGGGAGCCCCTGGCTCGATATGCTGAATCCCGCAGCCCGCACAGCCCACTGGAATGCGCTCAACCAGAACCTCTTTGCCTATGGTGTTGACTCGTGGTGGATGGATGCCACCGAGCCGGAGAATGATGCATTGAAAGGCACGAAAACCTTCCTCGGTCCGGGCGACTTCTATCGGCTCACCTATCCGTTGTTCGTCAGTCAGGGAGTCTATGAAGGACAGCGGAAGACCACTGCAGACAAACGCGTGTGCATTCTGACCCGGTCGGCGTTTCTCGGGCAACAGCGCTATGGAACGATCAACTGGTCGGGCGATGTCGGCGGTACGTGGGATGCGTACCGACGGCAGATCGTGGCCGGACTGAACTACACAATGACGGGGTTGCCGTATTGGACAACGGATATCGGCGGCTTTTTCCGACCCGGCCCTTCGCAATACACCGACACAAGCTACCAGGAGCTTCTCACCCGTTGGTATCAGTGGGGAGCGTTCAATCCCATCTTCCGTATCCACGGCTACCAGACAGAAACCGAGCCCTGGAAGTATGGACAAAGGGTTGAAGAGAACATGCGGAAGATGCTTGACCTCCGGTATCGCCTCCTTCCCTACATATATTCCGAGGCATGGCAGATCACGAGCAAGGGGTCGACCATCATGCGGCCGTTGGTCATGGATTTCCGTGAAGACACATCTGCGGTGAGTCATCCGTATGAATTCATGTTCGGGAAGGCCTTTCTGGTTGCTCCGATCACCGAACCGAATAAAGCGAAGTTGAAGGTCCACTTGCCGGCATCCGGGTTCTGGTATGATTTCTGGACCGGCAAACGCCTCGATGGCGGGCAGGCAGCGGAGGTCGCGGCACCGCTGGAGAGGATCCCGTTGATGGTCAAGGCAGGATCCATTGTTCCCATGGGACCATCCATTCAGTACTCGACCGAGAACAGCGATCCGGTTGAGATCAGGATCTATCCCGGTGCCGATGGCGAGTTCAGCCTCTATGACGATGAAAACGACGGCTATGGGTATGAACAGGGGCGATCGTCGCTGATCGCGTTTCGGTGGAACGATGCGGAGAAGAAGTTGACCATCGAAGCCCGGAGGGGATCGTACCCGGGAATGCTTCATGACCGGACGTTCAATGTCGTCGTTGTCAAAGAGAACAGGGGTGTCGGTGGGGCCGTTACCGGATCCCCCGACAGGATGGTCCGCTATGTCGGAACCACGGTCGTGGTGGATTGCAGGTGAGAGTGAGTCTCGCAGTGCCCCAGAGTGGCTATCTGAACATGATGAAACCGATCATCCTCAGGATGGTATGCTTCTGTGTGCAGGGCGTACAAACCGAAGATGGACACGATCTGTGGCTGAGATCACGTACCGTGCATGGTATCGCTCACATCGAGAATGGAATGAAATGATGCGATGCAACAGCGTAGTTCTCCCAATGCTGATTCTCGCCGTCATGGCGGTCACGATTCGCGCCCACTCTCAGAACCCGGTGTATCTGCCGGCATTCCCTTCGTTGGAGAAGGCGAACCCGGCCCCCGAGTGGTTCAAGGATGCGAAATTCGGCGTTTATTTCCACTGGGGCGTCTACTCCGTTCCGGCCTTTGCGAATGAGTGGTATCCCCGCACGATATACGCAGTTGGATCGCCGGAGAACAAACACCATACGACGACATATGGTGATGTGTCTGAGTGGCCATATGCCAATTTCATCACAGGGTCAAAGGACAAGCAAGGGAGGTTCGTGCAGTTTGCGCCCAAACTCAGATCGGAAGGTGGCAGTTTTGACCCTGACGAGTGGGCGCAGCTCTTTGTTGACGCTGGGGCGCGATTTGCCGGCCCGGTGGCAGAGCATCATGATGGCTTCTCGATGTGGGCAAGCAAGATCAACCCCTGGAATGCAAAGGATCTGGGTCCGCAACGTGATCTTGTGGGGCTCTTGACAGATGCCATTCGCAAGAAGAATATGAAAGTACTCCTTTCCATGCACCACGCGTACAACATCACGGGATTCTATGACAGAGTGCCTGCAACGAGCGATCCCAAACTCCAGATGCTATACGGGCAGCAGGGCAAAGAGAAGAATGAAGCGTTCTGGCTTGGCAAGCTGAAGGAAGTCATTGACACTTACAGACCCGATATCATTTGGCAGGACTTCAATCTGTCGGTACTTTCGGAGTCTGTGCTTCTTCAATTCCTGGCCTACTACTACAATAGTGCCGCGGCCTGGAACAAGGAAGTTGTGGCCACATATAAAGACGGCCTGAACAGCAGATGCGGCGTGCTCGATTACGAGCGCGGAGGTCCTGCCGACATCACCGACCCCTACTGGCTCACTGATGACGCGATCAGTTCTTCAAGCTGGTGCTACACAGAGGGGATCGGTTATTATTCCAGGAGGCAAATACTGCACGGCTTCATCGACAGAATAAGCAAGAATGGGAATCTGCTTCTTAATATCTCCCCCCGGGCTGATGGGACGATCCCGCAGGAGCAGAAAGATGTATTGCTCGCCATGGGCGCATGGCTGAGGAAATACGGTGAAGCGGTCTATGCAACCCGGGCGTGGGAACAATGGGGCGAAGGCCCCACACCGATGGGGGCCGCACATGGGATCATGGGAGCTCCCGTTGAAGGCACAGCAAGGGACGTGCGCTATACCAGGTCGAAGGACTCCTCTGCACTCTTCGCCATCCTGCTCGGTTGGGAGAACGGCCAGAACGAAGTTCTGCTCACATCATTATCCTCGGACAGGATCGATTGCAGGACCCTCGCTTCTGTTGAACTGCTTGAGGGCGAGGCCGGGAAATATCTCCCCCTGTCTTTCAAGCAAGACGCTGCCGGACTCCACGTTGCAATGCCCAAACAACGGCTTTCCGAAGAACTGGCATACGCCCTGAAGCTTCGCTTCCAAGGGAAGATCCCCAAGGTCGACATGTATGCTGACCTCACCGGTGCCCGTCACTACCTCCTTTCCCCAGGCGACAATACCTGCAAACTCGTGCTCGGATCGGAGCTGTCACTTTCCGGCAAGAGAAGGAACACTTCAAGCCAATGGAAGCTGCGATCCGTGGGGAGGGGGATGTACCTGATCCTGAATCGGGAAGATAGCACGCAAGCACTCGAATGCAGTTTGTCCGGTCACGACCTTGCCCTGGCGCGCGACGAAGGAAAAGAGAACCAGATCTGGAAGATCGACATTGCGCACAACGGAGTATTCAGGATCTCCAACAAGCACTTCCCCAACGTCCTCCTCTCCGCACCTGCACGTTGTGCCGAGGGGAAGAGAGCAGGATTGTCCGATGCGACCAATGGCCCGGGTTCCGGCTGGAGACTTGAGGCAGTCTGCGAGATGAAGGGCGAAGCGTTCCATCCGCATACGATTCCGGGGAGCATCGAAGCGGAGGATTTCGATACAGGATGCCCGGGTGATGCGTACTATGACAGTAATGGCATCAACGAGGGCGGCCAATACCGTCAGCGGGGGGGTGTTGATATCGAGAAATGTGCTGCCGGTGGCTACAACGTGGGCTGGACCCATGCCGGAGAATGGATGGCGTACACTGTTGCTATCAGCAAAGCTGCATCGTACGAGATATCATTCTCTGTCGCATCAGCCTACGATAGCGGCAAGCTGCATCTCGAATGTGATGGTGTGGATATGACGGGGCCTGTTGCAGTGCCCGCTACGCAAGGATTTCAAAACTGGCAAGTGGTGAAGAGAACAGTGAAACTCGAAGCCGGCCCGCACGTGCTGAGACTGGTCATCGATGGTGACAACGTGAATCTGGACAACATGCTCTTTGTCGAAATACCATGACCCGGAGAGAACCGCCTCGTGCGTGCCCCTGGCTCTTCGCCGTGGCAGAGAGTGGCTTTGGGCCAGTAGATCAAGACGGTGGGAAAAGGGATAGTCGCTCATGTTTATGCAACCGGTGACACGGCTGAAGCGGGCAAAGCTTGTGGTGGCCTTCTGCGCCATGCTCATTGTTGGACTCTCATGTCATGCCTGGGGGGATGTGCGGCTGCCGCGGCTGGTCAGCGACGGGATGGTCCTTCAGCGTGATGCGTCGGTCAGGATCTGGGGGTGGGCGACTCGAGGCGAACGGGTCACGGTCCACTTCCTCGGCCGCAGTCATGCAACCGCTGCGGATGACAGGGGGAAGTGGGAGGTGACTCTTCCGCGCCTGAATCCGGGAGGTCCCTTTGAGATGCGCATCGAGGCCGGCAATGCCATCACCATCAGAGACATTGCTGTCGGTGATGTGTGGGTATGCTCGGGGCAGTCGAACATGGGAATGGCGCTCGGGTGGCTCGCCCAGGTCTATCAGAGCGACATCGACAGCGCGGACCAGCCGTTCATCCGCCAGTTCCTTGTTCCGGTGGGGTTCACACTGGGCCGGTGCGACAGCGACGTCGGGTCCGGTAGCTGGGTACGGGCCGATCCAAAGAATGTCCGATCATTCTCTGCGGTTGCGTACTTCTTTGCGAAGCAACTCCACGATGCATACCGTGTGCCTATCGGGCTCATCCATGCATCGGTCGGGGGCTCATCGACAGAGGCCTGGATCAGTGAGGGCGCCATCAAGGCGTTCCCACAGTACTATGAAGAGACAGTGCGGTATGCACGGCCGGGAGTTCTCGAGAGAACGACGAAGCAGGACGATCAACGCGCGCGAGCATGGGGAAGTGCTCTGAGCGCCAGTGATGAGGGTCTGAGGGATACTGTCCACCGATGGTCCGATCCCGCGTGCAGCACGTCTGCCTGGGACACCATGCATGTGCCGGGATACTGGATCACGGCATCTCCCGGCAACGTGAACGGCGTCGTCTGGTTCCGCCGGGAGTTCACCGTGCCGGTTCGGACCGCCGACAGCGCCGGCGTCCTTCTCCTGGGGAGGATCGTGGATGCGGACTCCGTGTTCGTCAACGGCAGGTTCGTGGGCGGGATCGGATCGCAGTACGCGCCGCGGATGTACCGGATACCGGAGAGGACGCTGCGGGCGGGAGCGAACACGATCGTGATACGCGTGGTGAACTTCAACCGCCGCGGTGGATTCGTTCCCGGAAAGCGGTACGCGCTCATGGTGGGCGGACAGGAGATCGCGCTCGATGGTGTGTGGCGATGCCGGCTCGGGGCGTCCGCAGAGCCGCTGGAAGATCGAGTGTTTACGGGGAAGATCCCGACGGGGTTGTTCAACAGCATGATCGCCCCACTCCGGCAGTGGAGGATCAAGGGTGTTCTGTGGTATCAGGGCGAATCGAATACGAGCAGGGCATGTGAGCACTACCCGCTGTTCTCTCTGTTGATCAGGGACTGGAGGACGTCATGGCAGCGGCCGGAGCTGCCGTTCATCTATGTCCAGCTTCCGAATTTCATGGAGGTGAATACCGAGACCACAACATACGACTGGGCGCTGTTCCGCGAAAGCCAATCGAAGGCATCGTCCATCTCAGGGACCGGCATGGCAGTGAGCATCGACATCGGCGAGGGGAACGACATTCATCCGGTCAACAAGAAGGACCTCGGATACCGGCTGGCTCTTGCAGCCCGGCGTGTGGTCTACGGTGAAACGGGCATCGTTTCCTCCGGCCCGATCCTCTCGTCCGTGAGGATCACACGGGGCAAGGTCATCCTGAACTTCTCAAGCACGGGACGTGGCCTGACCGCCCGTGGCGGGGCCGGGCTGCGATGCTTCGAGATATGTGGAAATGACGGGGTGTATGTCCCCGCAGAGGCCAGGATCGACCACGGCACTGTCGTTGTATGGTCGCACGAGGTCGCCTCGCCGGTCGCCGTCCGGTATGCGTGGGCGAACGATCCTGAAGGCGCGAATCTGTACAACAAGGAGGGGCTGCCCGCGTCTCCTTTCAGGACGAGCGACCTCTACTGAACTGAACGGTACACGCAAAGCGAACCTGACCATCATTCTGATCCGGAGATCATCCAACGTGAAATGCCTTTCTGCAACCATGGTCCTGATGCTCTTCTTCGCGGTCCCATTCGTGCATGCTCAGACGTTGCACAGTGACAATGGTGACGGTACGTATACCAATCCCGTGATCGCGGCTGATTTTCCCGATCCCGATGTCATCCGGGTGGACTCCGTGTACTACATGGTCAGCACGACGATGTTCACTTTTCCCGGTGTGCCGATCCTCAAATCGCGGGACCTTGTGAATTGGGAATTCGCGTGCAACGCGGTTCCACGGTTTGACCACGGTCCATGCTATGACCTTCAGGGGTGCAACCGCTACGGGCACGGGCAGTGGGCGACCAGCCTGAAATATCACAACGGGAAATTCTATCTGCTCTTCATCACGCTCGACGAAGGCGGATTTCTGTGCACGGCCGACAGGCCGGAAGGCCCCTGGCAAACGAGGAAGTTGCCCAAAGGCTTCTACGATCCGGGGCTCTTCTTCGATGAGGATGGGAAGATCTACGTTGCGCACGGGTACAATGCCATCTTCATGACGGAACTCGATGAGGACTTCGCCGCCAGGAGCAAGGACTCTCTCGTGTACAAGGGCGACATCCGGGGAGGGCTGGAGGGCACGCACGTCTACAAGGTCAACGGATATTACTACCTGTACTGTACCTATGGCGGACTCGACGGGTTCCAGGTGGCCCTGCGATCGAAAAGCATCTATGGTCCGTATGAGCAAAAGGTCGTGATCCGCGACACGACGCACGGGATCAACTACGGCATTCACCAGGGTGCATTGATCCAGACCGTGACCGGAGAATGGTGGACCATGCTGTTTGTGGACAACGGTCCTTTCGGCAGGTTCCCTTCCCTGCAGCCTGTCACCTGGACCGATGGCTGGCCTATGGTCGGCGTCCGCGGGAAGGCGGTTGTCACTCACCGCAAGCCGGATGTCGGTGGGGCCTTCCCACGGCTCGTCCTGCCCACGTCCGACGAATTCTCGAGCAACGTCCTGGGGATGCAATGGAGCTGGAATCACAATCCTGATCCCGGGTGCTGGTCGCTCACCGAACGGCCTGGCTACCTGCGGCTCAGAACCGCGAGCGTGACCGACAGTCTGCCGAAGGCGCGGAACACACTGACCCAGAGGATGTTCGCTCCGTACGTGGATTCACTCGTGACCGTCGGAACGGTGAAGGCGGACGTCGGTCACCTGCAGGAGGGTGATGTCGGGGGGCTGGCAGTGTTCCAGGACCCGTACGGTTTCATCGCGTGCAGAAGATCGGGCGGGGTCACCTCTATCGTGATGGTCAATAATGGGAAGGTCATCGACTCGGTCGTGATCACCGCGCCCGTGGTGTTCTTCCGGGCACATGCCTTCCATGGCTCCGGTGCGGCGCCGCTCTATGGCGGCAAGACCGTTCCGTTCTCCGGGATCGCGGCATTCTCCTACAGCCTGGATGGCATAACGTTCAAGCCGCTGGGAAATGCGGTCGCAATGCGGTTCAATCTGCGCGTCTTCACCGGGAACAAATTCTGCGTCTTTGCTTACGCCGGGATCGGAAAAGGAGGGTTCATGGATGTCGATTGGTTCCGGACGAGCATGGTGCCCTGTGATCCGGTCGCGCAGGGGTTGACGTCGAAGTGATCTTATGGGAGGGGGGTGTGGTGGCAGTTCATCTAATTGAACACAGACAGGACAGAGTATCATGAGAAACATTCGTAGCGGCCGCACCGTCCTCTCGCTTGTGACCCTTGTTGCCGTGCTGTCCTGCATCGGGTCCGCACAGCACCTCAGGATCAATGATCGCGAGTATTTTGATGAACCCGGTTTCAACGTCATGGTGTTCAGCGGCGAATACAACGGCTTCTTCTTCGATGAGAAGACCGCGGGAATCGGCATGGTGCATCACGGTGTCCGGACGGCCACCGGTGGAGCGGTCCGGCTGAGCGCCACACCCGAGCAATGGGACCTGATCCCCGAAATGACATCGCGGCGTGTGGATCGGGCCAACAATGCGATCGAGGTGACACTCAGGTACAAGGACTTCGACTTCGATTCCAGGGTGACCGTAACGGCCGAGGGCTCCGGCGTCCGGATCCGCGTCGTGCTCGACAAGCCCCTGCCGGATAGGTTGGCGGGTCATGCCGGGTTCAATCTCGAATTTTTGCCGTCCGCGTATTTCGAGAAGACGTACTTCATGGACCGGACCAGCGGGGTCTTTCCGATCCATCCGGTGAGTGACACGGAGGTCCGCTCGGCAAAGGATATCATTCCGCAGTTCAATGGGTATTCGACATTCGATCTCCACGGGCGCAGCGAGTTCATCGAGCCGGAGCCGATGGTATCCGGCAAGACTCTTGTGCTGGCCCCGGAAGACCCGGAACGTCATGTCCGTATCCGGTCGTTGTCAGGAGACCTCCTCCTCTTCGATGGAAGGATCATGGCGCAGAACGGATGGTTCGTTGTGCGCACGGTGATCCCCGCGAACAAGACGGGGACCGTGGTGGAGTGGGTGGTGGAGCCCACAGTAATTCCGTCCTGGAAACGTACCCCTGTCATCGGGTTCTCACAGGTGGGCTATCACCCCCGGCAAAATAAGGTCGCCGTCATCGAGCTCGACCCGGCCGACGCGCCGCTGGCACAGGCCACCGTCGTCCAGCTCACGCCCGAAGGCGCTCCGGCACAGAAGTTTGCAGGGCCGGTCCGGCCGTGGGGCAAATACCTCCGGAATGCGTACGCAACATTCGATTTTTCCGCACTGCGGGATACGGGGATGTATGCGATCTGCTATGGCGACCAACGGACGCAGTTCTTCCGCATCGCGGAGAATGTCTTCGATGACGTCTGGCATCCGACCATGGATGTATGGTTCCCTGTTCAGATGGACCACATGTCGGTGCGTGAGGCGTATCGGGTCTGGCATGGGCAGCCGTTCCGTGATGATGCCCTGCAGGCCCCGACCAACCTCCGCCACTTCGATGGGTACTGGACCGACTCGACGACAAATACCCGGTACAAACCGCTCGAGCGGATCCCCGGCCTCGATGTGGGAGGATGGTTCGATGCGGGCGACTTCGACATCGAGACCGGGCATCACTGTTCGGTGGTGCAGACGTTCGTGGACGTGTGGGAGCAGTTCGGCGAGCGGCGCGATCAGACACTTATCGATCAGCAGACCCGTTTCGTTGGCATGCATCGGCCCGATGGGAAACCGGACATCCTGCAGCAGATCGAGCATGGTACACTCCAGCTGGTTGCGCAGCACGAGAACGTCGGCTTTGCGGTGCGGGGGATCAATTTCCCGTTCCTGCATCAGTATCCGCATCTCGGCGACGGTTCGACCCTGACGGACAACTTGCCGTACAACCCACGCCTCAAGCCGTACGAATCGGATGGCAGTTCGTCCGGGACGCCGGACGACCGGTGGGTCTTCACCCCGCGGATGCCGCAACTGAATATCCAATCGATCGGTGCGCTCGCCGCTGCGAGCCGGGCACTCCGCGGGTACAATGACGGGCTCTCGCGCAGGGCTCTGACGTGTGCACTGAATGCGTGGGCGAAGGAACAGAGCGACAAGCGACCCGCGGACAACCGGTGGGCGGCATGGTTCCTGTCGAATGTTGAATGTCAGGCTGCACTGCAACTCTACGTGACGACCCATGACCAGGCTTTCCGTACGAGGTTTGAAGAACT
This DNA window, taken from Ignavibacteriota bacterium, encodes the following:
- a CDS encoding DUF5110 domain-containing protein gives rise to the protein MKHILCVAILLFPSLSAGQAVRGLEQLSDRVNITLSDGTLSIRPLTDNAVRITFCKDDDGRLPELVFIAAVRTPGFVVSDLPSRLEVRLKRMVVVLDKQAGKLSFEDTAGKIFLGENEGTRKLLPDTIMGERCYKAELAFASPADESLFGLGQFQDGHYDLKGVTRRLTQVNSQIAIPFVYSNKGYGLLWHQYGLTDVNPADSVVTLKKQDQPPGVDETSAEVTTTAGTERLSQNQTLCAGTFEVPEDGEYSVFLDLGDMGNRHFVAIDGRPCIDETNFWLPPTASALVQLKAGKHQVRLLCKSTNAPTLSWKRVANSTTFRSPNAKLLEYVVFYGPSADSVIASYRNLAGNVPMLPRWAYGFWQCRERYTSGAHLVATVKQFRERKIPMDAIVQDWQYWGKYGWGVMKFDEANYANPAGFIKELHDLHAHFSISVWENVDKRSAIGTTFDSLNLYLPGSPWLDMLNPAARTAHWNALNQNLFAYGVDSWWMDATEPENDALKGTKTFLGPGDFYRLTYPLFVSQGVYEGQRKTTADKRVCILTRSAFLGQQRYGTINWSGDVGGTWDAYRRQIVAGLNYTMTGLPYWTTDIGGFFRPGPSQYTDTSYQELLTRWYQWGAFNPIFRIHGYQTETEPWKYGQRVEENMRKMLDLRYRLLPYIYSEAWQITSKGSTIMRPLVMDFREDTSAVSHPYEFMFGKAFLVAPITEPNKAKLKVHLPASGFWYDFWTGKRLDGGQAAEVAAPLERIPLMVKAGSIVPMGPSIQYSTENSDPVEIRIYPGADGEFSLYDDENDGYGYEQGRSSLIAFRWNDAEKKLTIEARRGSYPGMLHDRTFNVVVVKENRGVGGAVTGSPDRMVRYVGTTVVVDCR
- a CDS encoding alpha-L-fucosidase, with the translated sequence MSEPRSWWIAGESESRSAPEWLSEHDETDHPQDGMLLCAGRTNRRWTRSVAEITYRAWYRSHREWNEMMRCNSVVLPMLILAVMAVTIRAHSQNPVYLPAFPSLEKANPAPEWFKDAKFGVYFHWGVYSVPAFANEWYPRTIYAVGSPENKHHTTTYGDVSEWPYANFITGSKDKQGRFVQFAPKLRSEGGSFDPDEWAQLFVDAGARFAGPVAEHHDGFSMWASKINPWNAKDLGPQRDLVGLLTDAIRKKNMKVLLSMHHAYNITGFYDRVPATSDPKLQMLYGQQGKEKNEAFWLGKLKEVIDTYRPDIIWQDFNLSVLSESVLLQFLAYYYNSAAAWNKEVVATYKDGLNSRCGVLDYERGGPADITDPYWLTDDAISSSSWCYTEGIGYYSRRQILHGFIDRISKNGNLLLNISPRADGTIPQEQKDVLLAMGAWLRKYGEAVYATRAWEQWGEGPTPMGAAHGIMGAPVEGTARDVRYTRSKDSSALFAILLGWENGQNEVLLTSLSSDRIDCRTLASVELLEGEAGKYLPLSFKQDAAGLHVAMPKQRLSEELAYALKLRFQGKIPKVDMYADLTGARHYLLSPGDNTCKLVLGSELSLSGKRRNTSSQWKLRSVGRGMYLILNREDSTQALECSLSGHDLALARDEGKENQIWKIDIAHNGVFRISNKHFPNVLLSAPARCAEGKRAGLSDATNGPGSGWRLEAVCEMKGEAFHPHTIPGSIEAEDFDTGCPGDAYYDSNGINEGGQYRQRGGVDIEKCAAGGYNVGWTHAGEWMAYTVAISKAASYEISFSVASAYDSGKLHLECDGVDMTGPVAVPATQGFQNWQVVKRTVKLEAGPHVLRLVIDGDNVNLDNMLFVEIP
- a CDS encoding sialate O-acetylesterase — its product is MTRLKRAKLVVAFCAMLIVGLSCHAWGDVRLPRLVSDGMVLQRDASVRIWGWATRGERVTVHFLGRSHATAADDRGKWEVTLPRLNPGGPFEMRIEAGNAITIRDIAVGDVWVCSGQSNMGMALGWLAQVYQSDIDSADQPFIRQFLVPVGFTLGRCDSDVGSGSWVRADPKNVRSFSAVAYFFAKQLHDAYRVPIGLIHASVGGSSTEAWISEGAIKAFPQYYEETVRYARPGVLERTTKQDDQRARAWGSALSASDEGLRDTVHRWSDPACSTSAWDTMHVPGYWITASPGNVNGVVWFRREFTVPVRTADSAGVLLLGRIVDADSVFVNGRFVGGIGSQYAPRMYRIPERTLRAGANTIVIRVVNFNRRGGFVPGKRYALMVGGQEIALDGVWRCRLGASAEPLEDRVFTGKIPTGLFNSMIAPLRQWRIKGVLWYQGESNTSRACEHYPLFSLLIRDWRTSWQRPELPFIYVQLPNFMEVNTETTTYDWALFRESQSKASSISGTGMAVSIDIGEGNDIHPVNKKDLGYRLALAARRVVYGETGIVSSGPILSSVRITRGKVILNFSSTGRGLTARGGAGLRCFEICGNDGVYVPAEARIDHGTVVVWSHEVASPVAVRYAWANDPEGANLYNKEGLPASPFRTSDLY
- a CDS encoding glycoside hydrolase 43 family protein; amino-acid sequence: MKCLSATMVLMLFFAVPFVHAQTLHSDNGDGTYTNPVIAADFPDPDVIRVDSVYYMVSTTMFTFPGVPILKSRDLVNWEFACNAVPRFDHGPCYDLQGCNRYGHGQWATSLKYHNGKFYLLFITLDEGGFLCTADRPEGPWQTRKLPKGFYDPGLFFDEDGKIYVAHGYNAIFMTELDEDFAARSKDSLVYKGDIRGGLEGTHVYKVNGYYYLYCTYGGLDGFQVALRSKSIYGPYEQKVVIRDTTHGINYGIHQGALIQTVTGEWWTMLFVDNGPFGRFPSLQPVTWTDGWPMVGVRGKAVVTHRKPDVGGAFPRLVLPTSDEFSSNVLGMQWSWNHNPDPGCWSLTERPGYLRLRTASVTDSLPKARNTLTQRMFAPYVDSLVTVGTVKADVGHLQEGDVGGLAVFQDPYGFIACRRSGGVTSIVMVNNGKVIDSVVITAPVVFFRAHAFHGSGAAPLYGGKTVPFSGIAAFSYSLDGITFKPLGNAVAMRFNLRVFTGNKFCVFAYAGIGKGGFMDVDWFRTSMVPCDPVAQGLTSK
- a CDS encoding glycoside hydrolase family 9 protein, which encodes MRNIRSGRTVLSLVTLVAVLSCIGSAQHLRINDREYFDEPGFNVMVFSGEYNGFFFDEKTAGIGMVHHGVRTATGGAVRLSATPEQWDLIPEMTSRRVDRANNAIEVTLRYKDFDFDSRVTVTAEGSGVRIRVVLDKPLPDRLAGHAGFNLEFLPSAYFEKTYFMDRTSGVFPIHPVSDTEVRSAKDIIPQFNGYSTFDLHGRSEFIEPEPMVSGKTLVLAPEDPERHVRIRSLSGDLLLFDGRIMAQNGWFVVRTVIPANKTGTVVEWVVEPTVIPSWKRTPVIGFSQVGYHPRQNKVAVIELDPADAPLAQATVVQLTPEGAPAQKFAGPVRPWGKYLRNAYATFDFSALRDTGMYAICYGDQRTQFFRIAENVFDDVWHPTMDVWFPVQMDHMSVREAYRVWHGQPFRDDALQAPTNLRHFDGYWTDSTTNTRYKPLERIPGLDVGGWFDAGDFDIETGHHCSVVQTFVDVWEQFGERRDQTLIDQQTRFVGMHRPDGKPDILQQIEHGTLQLVAQHENVGFAVRGINFPFLHQYPHLGDGSTLTDNLPYNPRLKPYESDGSSSGTPDDRWVFTPRMPQLNIQSIGALAAASRALRGYNDGLSRRALTCALNAWAKEQSDKRPADNRWAAWFLSNVECQAALQLYVTTHDQAFRTRFEELIWPQLDSALVWNIGTAVRAVPHLSDAYKARLRPYILRYKEMMPRLAADNPYGVPIGKRGWAGNSELIVWSTTNYYIHRAFPEILGPEPVYAALNYVFGCHPYSNISFVAGVGTHAKRRTYGSNRADFSFIAGGVVPGVLLIKPDLLENMEDWPFLWGENEVVIDICADYVFLSLAQSELLRAGGK